In Bacteroidota bacterium, the DNA window GTTTTTGGGAATACTTACTTCAATATCTTCAGCGTTTATCTCTGTTCTTTGCGATAAATCCGGAGGTGTGGAAGTGATGCGTCCAAATTCATCAACGTATGCAATCATTTCTGCCAAGTTATTCCCGTTTCTCTTATTTCCTTTTCTTGCCTGTTTTTTTCTCTCTTTCTCTTGTCTGTTTTTCTCTTTTTGTTTGCTTATCTCTTTTTTGTTACTCGTTTCCTTTGATCTTCCCATAATTATTTTAAGTGATTAAATGAATTGCATTTTTATAATTTATAGAGAAAGTAAAAGTTGTAGGGGTCTTTTGAGCATTTAAAGCTCATGTAACTACTGTACAGCTTATATAATCTTTAAACCAGCTATTTGAATTAGATAAGAAATTTGCGAAAAGAACTGGCTACAATTTTTACAAAATTAATATAAAACTTGGTACTTTTAGAATATATTCCAATTTCATCAAATAAACATATTAAAAAAATATCCCAAATGATGTACTGAAAAATTAAAAGATGGTCCAGAATATAGCCAACATGCCTTTCAACATTTTATATTTAAATATTTTATTCAGCTATCAATAAATCCATTAATTAGTTGTACCTTGCAACCGATTTAATCCGGAATACTCCCCGTCTGCTTCAGTCAGGTTTTCTTCCCGAAAATTTCTTTTAAAAATTAAAATTTATTCATGCAATTTAAAACATTGAACATCATTGAACCTATTCTTAAATCGCTTAAAGAAGAAGGTTACACAACTCCCACACCTATTCAGGAAAAAGCTATTCCCATTGTATTGAAAGGAAACGACCTATTGGGTTGCGCACAAACAGGAACCGGGAAAACTGCAGCATTTGCAGTTCCAATTCTCCAACTATTGAGCACAAACAAACCCTCAGGACAAAAAAGGAAAATACGCAGTTTAATCGTCACACCCACCAGGGAACTGGCCTTACAAATAGATGAAAGTTTTAAGACTTATGGCAAATATACCGGGTTATCCTGCACTGTTATCTTCGGCGGAGTGAAACAGAATCCGCAAGTAGCCGCGCTTCAAAAAGGCGTAGATATTTTGGTGGCAACTCCTGGACGTTTGCTCGATCTGATGCAACAGGGATTTATTACCTTAAGAGATATTGAATTTTTCGTATTGGACGAAGCCGATCGTATGTTGGACATGGGGTTTATACATGACATAAAAAAAATATTGGCTGTAATTCCTTCAAAGAGTCAATCACTTTTTTTCTCAGCAACCATGCCCCCTGAAATTGCAAAACTGGCCGGATCTATACTTCATCATCCTTCAACAGTTGAAGTAACTCCGGCTTCTTCAACTGTAGATACCATCAAACAATTAATTTATTACGTGGATAAAGGCAATAAGAATGCATTGCTGGTAGATGTATTAAAGGATAAAGATATAAAAACCGCCTTGGTATTCACTCGCACCAAGTATGGGGCCGATAAGCTGGTGAAGATACTTGTCAAAAATCACATCCGGGCAGAAGCCATCCACGGAAACAAAAC includes these proteins:
- a CDS encoding cold shock domain-containing protein, with translation MGRSKETSNKKEISKQKEKNRQEKERKKQARKGNKRNGNNLAEMIAYVDEFGRITSTPPDLSQRTEINAEDIEVSIPKNIEPDPVETLRKGIVTFFNDSKGYGFIKDLKTGESIFVHVNALDEPL
- a CDS encoding DEAD/DEAH box helicase, producing MQFKTLNIIEPILKSLKEEGYTTPTPIQEKAIPIVLKGNDLLGCAQTGTGKTAAFAVPILQLLSTNKPSGQKRKIRSLIVTPTRELALQIDESFKTYGKYTGLSCTVIFGGVKQNPQVAALQKGVDILVATPGRLLDLMQQGFITLRDIEFFVLDEADRMLDMGFIHDIKKILAVIPSKSQSLFFSATMPPEIAKLAGSILHHPSTVEVTPASSTVDTIKQLIYYVDKGNKNALLVDVLKDKDIKTALVFTRTKYGADKLVKILVKNHIRAEAIHGNKTQNARQRALNNFKEQTTRILVATDIAARGIDIDNLSFVINYEIPNIAETYVHRIGRTGRAGANGTALSFCDAEEKNYLREIEKLIHIKIPVVDEHPFPLIDLHPENAENKKQQHRSFYAKPKQTGNKKKWVEHPRTTR